In Nocardioides bizhenqiangii, the DNA window GACCTACGAGTAGGGGCGGCGCACGTTACCCGCGCGTCAGTCTTGAATCATTCAAGAAAAGGCGGTAGGACTGTACTCGTGACCACGACGCGCGACTACGAGCAGATGCTCCGGGCTGCCGACCTTCGGGTGACCCGCCCCCGGGTCGCCGTCCTCGGTGCCGTGCACGCGCTCCCGCACGCCGACACCGACGCCATCATCGGCGCGGTCCGCTCCGTCGACGGCGGGGGCAGCGAGGGCGGCGAGGGCGGCGAGGTCTCCCACCAAGCCGTCTACGACGTGCTGCGCGCGCTGACCGCGGCCGGACTGATCCGGCGGATCCAGCCCTCGGGTTCGGTGGCGCGCTACGAAGCGCGCGTCGGCGACAACCACCACCACGCCGTGTGCCGCTCCTGCGGTGCCATCGCCGACGTCGACTGCGCCGTCGGTGAGATCCCGTGCCTGACCGCGTCCGACGACCGCGGCTTCGTCATCGACGAGGCCGAGGTCATCTACTGGGGCACCTGCCCCGCCTGTTCCACCGCCCGACCCTGACCCGTCCAGAACGTCCGAAAGGTTTCCCATGAACTGCCCCGTCGAACACGGCGTCACCAGCGAAGGCAGCGAGAGCGAGAACCCCGCGCTCGACTCACCGACGGCGAAGGCCGGCCGGCCCCACAGCAACCAGGACTGGTGGCCCAACCAGGTCGACCTGCGCGTGCTGCACCAGCACGCTCCGGCGTCCAACCCGCTGGGCGAGGACTTCGACTACGCCAACGCGTTCGCGACCCTCGACGTCGACGCGCTCAAGCGCGACATCGTCGAGGTGCTCCGCACCTCCCAGGACTGGTGGCCGGCGGACTTCGGCCACTACGGCGGGCTGATGATCCGGCTGAGCTGGCACGCGGCCGGCACCTACCGCATCTACGACGGCCGCGGCGGCGCCGGCAGCGGCGACCAGCGGTTCGCGCCGCTCAACAGCTGGCCCGACAACGGCAACCTCGACAAGGCCCGCCGGCTGCTGTGGCCGGTGAAGAAGAAGTACGGCCAGAAGATCTCGTGGGCTGACCTGCTCGTCCTCGCCGGCAACGTCGCGCTGGAGGACATGGGGTTCGAGACCTTCGGCTTCGGCTTCGGTCGTGAGGACGTCTGGGAGCCGGAGGAGATCTTCTGGGGTCCGGAGGACATCTGGCTGGGCGACGAGCGCTACAGCGGCGACCGCGAGCTCGCCGAGCCGCTCGGTGCCGTCCAGATGGGCCTCATCTACGTCAACCCCGAGGGTCCGGGCGGCAACCCCGACCCGATGGCCTCGGCCCGCGACATCCGCGAGACGTTCCGCCGGATGGCGATGAACGACGAGGAGACCGTCGCCCTCATCGCCGGCGGCCACACCTTCGGCAAGACTCATGGCGCGGGCGACCCCGACCTGGTCGGTGTCGAGCCCGAGGGCGCGCCGATCGAGGCGCAGGGCTTCGGCTGGAAGAGCGAGCACGGCAGCGGCACGGGCGCCGACGCGATCACCAGCGGTCTCGAGGTCACCTGGACTCCCGAGCCGACGAGGTGGGACAACGGCTTCTTCGACATGCTCTTCGGCCACGAGTGGGAGCTGACCAAGAGCCCCGCCGGCGCGAACCAGTGGGTCGCGAAGGACGCGGAGGCGATCATCCCGGGTCCGGCCGAGGGCTCCCCGAAACGACTTCCCACAATGCTGACGTCGGACCTGGCACTCCGGTTCGATCCGACGTACGAGCCGATCTCGCGGCGCTTCCACGAGAACCCGGACGAGTTCCGGCTGGCCTTCGCCAAGGCCTGGTACAAGCTGCTCCACCGTGACATGGGCCCGGTCGAGCGCTACCTCGGTCCCTGGGTGCCGGAGCCGCAGATCTGGCAGGACCCGGTCCCGGCCGTCGACCACGAGCTGGTGTCCGACGACGACGTGGTGACGCTCAAGGCGAAGGTGCTCGACAGCGGCCTGACGGTGTCGCAGCTGGTCTCGACCGCTTGGGCCTCCGCGGCGAGCTTCCGCACCACCGACAAGCGCGGCGGCGCCAACGGTGCCCGGATCCGGCTCGCTCCGCAGAAGGACTGGGAGGTCAACAACCCGGCCGAGCTGGCCACGGTGCTGCAGACGCTGGAGCAGGTGCAGCAGGAGTTCAACGCGGCCGGCGGAGCCAGGATCTCGCTGGCTGACCTGATCGTGCTGGCCGGCGCCGCCGCCGTCGAGAAGGCAGCCAAGGACGCCGGCGTCGACGTCACCGTGCCGTTCCGCCCCGGCCGCACCGACGCCACGCAGGAGCAGACCGACGTCGAGTCGTTCGCCGTGCTCGAGCCGCGGGCCGACGGGTTCCGCAACTACGTGCGCCCCGGCGAGAAGCTGCCGCCCGAGACGCTCCTCGTCGACCGGGCGTACATGCTCGAGCTGTCGGCGCCGGAGATGACCGCGTTGGTGGGCGGCATGCGTGCCCTCGGCACCAACTACGGCGGCACCGCGCACGGGGTCTTCACCGACCGCCCAGGAGTACTGACGACGGACTTCTTCGGCGCGCTGCTCGACATGGGCGTGGAGTGGAAGGTCTCCGAGTCGGCCGAGGGCGTCTACGAAGGCCGCGACCGGGCCACCGGCGAGGTCGTCCGTACGGCGACCGCCGTCGACCTCGTCTTCGGCTCGAACTCGCAGCTCCGCGCCCTCGCAGAGGTCTACGCGAGCGACGACGCCAACGAGAAGTTCGTCGCCGACTTCGTGGCGGCGTGGACCAAGGTGATGGAAGCCGACCGCTTCGACGACTGAGCGGTCCTACGGGCGCCCTACAGGCGTCGTACGGGCGTCACAGAGGGGCCCGCCCCGGCGATCTGCCGGGGCGGGCCCCTCGTCGGCTTGTCGGAAGTGAGATCGACACGAACGTAACAATCTGCGAAATTGAGCAGCACGGCCTCGCGCCTCCCCTACTCTCTCCGTGTCGGCACGCTGGAGTGCAGCTCGGGCGCCGGGCCATCACAAAGGGGCACAAGTTGACCTGGAACCAGACCACCGCGGCGGCAGTTCCCCCTGCCGTCGTCACGGACGAGGACCGCGAGATCCTCGACCGGTGGGCGGGGTTGATCGAGGCTGCCCCTGGCTTCCTCGCCGAGGACGAGACCGAGCGGCGCGAGCGGCTCCAGGAGCTCTCCACGGCCACGCTCAGCCTGACCGTCTGCGGCGACGTCGAAGCCACGATCACCGTCGACCTGCCGTGCGAGGTCAGCGAGGAGCGGCCGACGGACGCCGGCCGCGTCGCAGGCGAGCCGAGCCCGCTCTCGTGGTTGATCGTGCGGGTCGAGGGCATCGACCCGGTCGAGCTGGGATCGACCCAGCTGACGTCGTTCTCGGTCGCCATCCCCGACCACGTGGGTCCCGGCCTCTACCTCCTCGACGACCTGCGGCGACGCGCCGAGGCGGACGAGGTGGAGTGGTGGGAGGTCGACGACTTCCACCTGAGCCCCACCCCGTACGGCGACGAGTCCACCTTCTACCTCGACGACGACGTCATCGACGGCGCGTGGGTCGCCACCACCGGCGCGTCGATCGCATTCGAGCTGCCGATGGCCTCGGTCGTCAGCGAGATCCGGGTGGCCGGCACCATCTCCTGGAGCCGGCCCAGCGAACGACCGGGCGCGCTTCTCGACTCCGACCGGCTGCGTTAAGGTCGAAGAAGAAAGTCGAAAAAAGTTTGGTTTGACCCCCGTTTCAGCGGGGTACATCGTCACCAGACGATTGCGTGGCCCAGCCAACCGCCACGACTGCTCTTGACCTTCGGAGTCAGAGACATGTCTAGCTCAGCAATTGCCGAACCTGTCCATCAACCGTTCGATCCCCTTCGGAGCCGGGCGGAAGCCGAACCCGACGATCGCAAGCAACGCACGGCCGCACTGATCAGCCAGGCCGCCGCGAGCGAGGGCGAGGAGCGCCGGCTCCTCCTCGACCAGGTGATCGTGCTCAACATCCCGGTCGCGAAGGCCCTGGCCTCGCGCTATCGCAACCGCGGTCAGCCGCTCGAGGAGCTCGAGCAGGTCGCCTGCCTTGCGCTCACCAAGGCGGTGCACGGCTACGACCCGGCTCGCGGGGACGACCTGCTCGTCTTCGCCGTGCCGAGCATCCTCGGGGAGCTCAAGCGCTACTTCCGTGACGCCACCTGGACGGTTCGCCCGCCGCGCCGGATCCAGGAGCTCCGACCGCGGCTCACCGCGGCCGAGGAGGAGCTGACCCAGCAGCTCGGACGCCCACCGCGGCCGAGCGAGATCGCCAAGGCGGTCGGGTGCACGACGGACGACGTGCTGGAGGCCCACGAGTCGGGCACCTGCGCATCGCCGGACTCGCTCAACGACAGCCCGCCGGGAGACGCCGCGTTCTCGTGGATCGACCGGCTGCCCAGCGAGGAGCTCGGCTTCAAGCGGGCCGAGGCCGTCGCCGTGCTCGGGCCGGCGTGCCGGGGCCTGAAGCACCGCGACCGCCGGATCCTGGAGATGCGCTTCTACGAGCAGAAGACGCAGCAGCAGATCGCCGACGAGCTCGGGGTCACCCAGGTCCAGGTCTCGA includes these proteins:
- a CDS encoding Fur family transcriptional regulator, with the translated sequence MLRAADLRVTRPRVAVLGAVHALPHADTDAIIGAVRSVDGGGSEGGEGGEVSHQAVYDVLRALTAAGLIRRIQPSGSVARYEARVGDNHHHAVCRSCGAIADVDCAVGEIPCLTASDDRGFVIDEAEVIYWGTCPACSTARP
- the katG gene encoding catalase/peroxidase HPI, yielding MNCPVEHGVTSEGSESENPALDSPTAKAGRPHSNQDWWPNQVDLRVLHQHAPASNPLGEDFDYANAFATLDVDALKRDIVEVLRTSQDWWPADFGHYGGLMIRLSWHAAGTYRIYDGRGGAGSGDQRFAPLNSWPDNGNLDKARRLLWPVKKKYGQKISWADLLVLAGNVALEDMGFETFGFGFGREDVWEPEEIFWGPEDIWLGDERYSGDRELAEPLGAVQMGLIYVNPEGPGGNPDPMASARDIRETFRRMAMNDEETVALIAGGHTFGKTHGAGDPDLVGVEPEGAPIEAQGFGWKSEHGSGTGADAITSGLEVTWTPEPTRWDNGFFDMLFGHEWELTKSPAGANQWVAKDAEAIIPGPAEGSPKRLPTMLTSDLALRFDPTYEPISRRFHENPDEFRLAFAKAWYKLLHRDMGPVERYLGPWVPEPQIWQDPVPAVDHELVSDDDVVTLKAKVLDSGLTVSQLVSTAWASAASFRTTDKRGGANGARIRLAPQKDWEVNNPAELATVLQTLEQVQQEFNAAGGARISLADLIVLAGAAAVEKAAKDAGVDVTVPFRPGRTDATQEQTDVESFAVLEPRADGFRNYVRPGEKLPPETLLVDRAYMLELSAPEMTALVGGMRALGTNYGGTAHGVFTDRPGVLTTDFFGALLDMGVEWKVSESAEGVYEGRDRATGEVVRTATAVDLVFGSNSQLRALAEVYASDDANEKFVADFVAAWTKVMEADRFDD
- a CDS encoding sigma-70 family RNA polymerase sigma factor, producing MSSSAIAEPVHQPFDPLRSRAEAEPDDRKQRTAALISQAAASEGEERRLLLDQVIVLNIPVAKALASRYRNRGQPLEELEQVACLALTKAVHGYDPARGDDLLVFAVPSILGELKRYFRDATWTVRPPRRIQELRPRLTAAEEELTQQLGRPPRPSEIAKAVGCTTDDVLEAHESGTCASPDSLNDSPPGDAAFSWIDRLPSEELGFKRAEAVAVLGPACRGLKHRDRRILEMRFYEQKTQQQIADELGVTQVQVSRLLQRILTDLRRSITGRRGTAPKVTKATKAA